From the genome of Deinococcus sp. AJ005, one region includes:
- a CDS encoding sacsin N-terminal ATP-binding-like domain-containing protein, whose amino-acid sequence MSVLQDIKRRRRNLAQTLKEHQGIRTLVEQLYPDRAHFIYELLQNAEDAGATQATFRLLHTSLVFEHDGRAFEPADIEAITDIGSSSKQDDQQTIGRFGIGFKAVFAYTNTPRIYSPTYSFRIDDLVLPSPLTANSKLGPVTRFEFPFDNPKKPAAVAFQEIQQGLEALQVSTLLFLNTLASICWEIEGGAEGAVHRVVHADHHLELITNPDSDDAWSDHYVMFSAPVPGLPRHRAAIAFELDYLPGVEEYDHRKPLAKQMKVVDANPGQVFVFFPAEKETSGLRFHLHAPFVPEVSRASIKDTTANAPLFNQLADVTAAALQRLKKLKLLTPELLSVLPNNDDPLPLRYRPIRAAVLLAMRQKDLTPTFTGGHAPAEVLLQARVQVKELIEPRDLHVLLQTIDPLEWAANVNQKNGRIDKFYSSLGVEEWDVEALVDTLKEHLSEATAAPGQTYTYLKQPTPEVLTWLQGKSVDWMRELYATLERHYLGGWQRAQKVEGLATLKIVRLADGMLTRPSEAYFANAQLGSAGVPTVDTATFTRGKKNDLHPEARQFLVAIGVRELDAVSQMDRYLRQNYGEFSRNQKFEDMELFLRFAEEHPHELDIFRGATIFKVKSKGGPGVWASAETILFSQPYAPTGLDQFYRQELQDAKWHCLTDDYQTLDKRLPAFLKFCERVGVKSSLEISRVGCYGNTQYAFLVVKAPGNWSDNKGINIDFTIPGLQEALQRPSLDTSRLIWTSLLTAKDPNFTEAMYRSNSAHDIRRAPSKLIEQLKKAKWVPQGDRFVQPAQALVSKLPKGFYFDPAAAWIKAIDFGSETRRQEEMGKDRQQSAKLLGFPDDEKTLEMLRELAKLPKEELGNLAAKARASKAGEFPERTSSNPERRTKHVGAAAAQAPQRQSETRERSVSVNYSEVKTEARQYLSDQYTLDGDLYCQICQKPMPFRLDNGQPYFEAVELVPDLTTMHPPNYLALCPNHAAMFERANKSKSALRFLIKQAHGVNIDVMLAGQERKVRFTKMHLEDLRIVLDQLSKSSAQSA is encoded by the coding sequence GTGAGCGTGCTACAAGATATCAAGCGGCGCCGCCGCAACCTGGCACAGACCCTCAAGGAACACCAGGGCATCCGGACCCTCGTCGAGCAGCTGTACCCGGACCGCGCCCATTTCATCTATGAACTGCTCCAGAATGCCGAGGACGCTGGGGCCACCCAGGCCACCTTCCGGCTGCTCCACACGTCCCTGGTGTTCGAGCATGACGGCCGGGCGTTTGAGCCGGCAGACATTGAGGCCATCACTGACATTGGAAGCAGCAGTAAGCAGGACGATCAGCAGACCATCGGTCGGTTCGGGATCGGATTCAAGGCAGTGTTCGCCTACACCAACACGCCCCGGATCTATTCCCCCACATATTCCTTCCGGATCGATGACCTCGTCCTGCCATCCCCACTGACGGCAAATTCTAAACTTGGACCGGTAACGCGGTTCGAGTTCCCTTTTGACAACCCGAAAAAGCCTGCTGCGGTCGCCTTCCAAGAAATCCAGCAGGGGCTGGAAGCGCTCCAAGTATCAACGCTGCTTTTCCTGAACACCCTGGCATCCATCTGTTGGGAGATCGAGGGGGGGGCAGAAGGTGCCGTTCACCGCGTTGTGCACGCTGATCACCATCTCGAACTGATCACCAATCCGGACAGTGACGATGCCTGGAGCGACCATTACGTGATGTTCAGCGCCCCAGTACCTGGTTTGCCGCGGCACCGCGCCGCTATCGCCTTTGAGTTGGACTACCTGCCTGGAGTAGAAGAGTATGACCACCGGAAACCTCTTGCCAAGCAGATGAAGGTGGTCGATGCAAATCCTGGGCAGGTGTTTGTGTTCTTTCCGGCGGAGAAGGAAACGTCTGGACTGCGGTTTCATCTTCACGCTCCGTTCGTGCCAGAGGTCAGCCGCGCGAGCATTAAAGATACGACTGCCAACGCCCCCCTCTTTAACCAGTTGGCGGACGTCACAGCAGCAGCGTTGCAACGGCTGAAGAAACTGAAACTGCTGACGCCGGAACTCCTCAGCGTCCTGCCGAACAATGACGACCCCTTGCCGTTACGGTACAGGCCGATCCGCGCCGCCGTCCTGCTGGCGATGCGTCAAAAGGATCTGACGCCAACATTTACCGGCGGACATGCGCCAGCAGAGGTACTTTTGCAGGCCCGGGTGCAGGTCAAGGAGCTGATTGAACCGCGCGATCTTCATGTCCTTCTCCAGACCATAGATCCGCTCGAGTGGGCGGCGAACGTCAACCAGAAGAACGGCCGAATCGATAAGTTCTACAGCAGCCTGGGCGTGGAGGAGTGGGATGTCGAGGCGCTGGTTGACACTTTGAAGGAACACCTCTCGGAAGCAACTGCTGCCCCCGGTCAAACGTATACATACCTTAAGCAACCGACGCCGGAAGTGCTCACCTGGTTGCAGGGTAAATCCGTCGACTGGATGCGGGAGTTGTACGCGACCCTCGAACGCCATTACCTGGGTGGCTGGCAACGCGCGCAGAAAGTGGAAGGCTTGGCCACTCTGAAAATTGTCCGGTTGGCTGATGGCATGTTGACCCGTCCTTCCGAGGCTTATTTTGCCAATGCTCAGCTGGGTTCTGCTGGCGTGCCTACCGTAGACACTGCCACTTTCACTCGCGGCAAGAAAAACGACCTACATCCTGAGGCGCGCCAGTTCCTCGTTGCGATCGGTGTGCGGGAACTTGACGCCGTGTCCCAGATGGACCGCTACCTCCGGCAAAATTACGGAGAATTCAGCCGGAACCAAAAATTTGAAGATATGGAGCTTTTCCTCAGGTTTGCAGAGGAACATCCCCATGAGCTGGACATCTTTCGTGGGGCAACGATCTTCAAAGTGAAATCCAAGGGTGGTCCGGGAGTGTGGGCGAGCGCAGAGACAATCTTGTTCTCCCAACCCTACGCTCCTACCGGTCTTGATCAGTTTTACCGTCAGGAGCTGCAAGACGCGAAATGGCACTGCCTGACAGACGATTATCAGACACTTGATAAACGGCTGCCGGCTTTCCTGAAATTCTGCGAGCGGGTGGGTGTTAAGAGCAGTCTGGAGATATCAAGGGTTGGCTGTTATGGCAATACGCAGTATGCGTTTCTGGTGGTAAAAGCTCCGGGTAATTGGTCGGACAACAAGGGCATCAACATCGATTTTACGATTCCCGGCCTACAGGAAGCTTTGCAGCGACCATCGCTCGACACTTCTCGTTTGATCTGGACCTCATTGCTCACCGCCAAAGATCCAAACTTCACAGAAGCGATGTACCGCTCTAACAGTGCCCATGATATTCGGCGTGCGCCGTCGAAATTAATCGAACAGCTAAAAAAAGCCAAATGGGTTCCACAAGGGGACCGGTTTGTTCAGCCAGCCCAGGCTCTCGTCAGCAAGCTGCCTAAAGGGTTCTACTTCGATCCAGCTGCGGCATGGATCAAGGCCATCGATTTCGGTTCGGAGACCCGCCGACAAGAGGAGATGGGAAAGGACAGGCAGCAGTCTGCCAAGCTGCTCGGATTTCCGGATGACGAAAAAACGTTGGAGATGCTCCGTGAACTCGCGAAGCTTCCAAAAGAAGAACTGGGCAACCTGGCGGCCAAAGCGAGAGCATCGAAAGCCGGTGAATTTCCGGAGCGCACGTCAAGCAATCCGGAACGAAGGACAAAACATGTCGGCGCCGCAGCCGCCCAAGCTCCACAACGGCAGAGCGAGACGCGCGAGAGATCGGTTTCTGTCAACTATTCGGAAGTAAAAACAGAGGCCAGGCAGTACTTAAGCGATCAATACACCTTGGATGGAGATTTATACTGCCAGATTTGTCAGAAGCCCATGCCGTTTCGGCTCGACAACGGTCAACCATACTTTGAGGCAGTCGAACTTGTCCCCGATTTAACGACAATGCACCCTCCGAACTATCTTGCCCTCTGTCCCAATCACGCAGCCATGTTTGAACGCGCAAACAAGTCAAAGTCTGCGCTGCGGTTCCTGATCAAGCAGGCCCATGGCGTCAATATTGACGTCATGCTGGCTGGCCAGGAGCGCAAGGTGAGGTTCACGAAAATGCATTTGGAAGATCTGCGAATCGTTCTTGATCAACTCTCCAAATCATCGGCACAGAGCGCCTGA
- a CDS encoding protein NO VEIN domain-containing protein produces the protein METQIYNTGELRSTFPFRIDPKRDAEILGYLLQDPDIHLQSSFQQVRQHEYQGEVLVGAESVELTFHHKGATNGSRLSALRCSAGVSVAAIRLLRQVVFQNARQNTLGIQVDRPTFRAQPEQLQVRIHTHDSGKREAKSSSSIPYQESVGHAGERHFMEYLERYYPREKIEWPNATEEEGLPYDILLDGRLAFDVKATRIERSHVVLSEPEREFRRAIGRHHAIAVVTLRDDMAAPPLAIDLYTGVPLVRIDLDGVQQLLADLPALQYARPKNSIPVTAAESAPAYFIPGRYVSISATLDLKPDGRFTATGNEASAGVYEIAGHFIVLRSAESQVMPILGKLHIVTDGGSRQLLATDGVMYLLRLGPDADHGKLVWDGKKTN, from the coding sequence ATGGAAACCCAGATTTACAACACGGGTGAACTGAGATCCACGTTTCCCTTCCGCATCGACCCTAAGCGCGATGCTGAGATTCTCGGATACCTGCTCCAAGATCCAGATATTCACCTTCAGTCCTCTTTCCAGCAAGTAAGGCAACACGAATATCAGGGAGAGGTACTGGTCGGTGCCGAATCCGTGGAACTCACATTCCACCATAAAGGCGCAACAAATGGGTCTCGGCTATCTGCCTTGCGGTGCAGTGCAGGAGTGAGCGTGGCGGCGATCCGTCTCCTCCGACAGGTTGTTTTTCAAAACGCTCGTCAGAACACCTTAGGTATACAAGTCGACCGACCTACGTTCAGGGCGCAGCCAGAGCAGCTCCAGGTGCGCATTCATACCCATGATTCTGGCAAACGGGAGGCAAAGTCGTCGTCCAGCATTCCATATCAAGAATCTGTTGGGCATGCGGGAGAACGCCACTTCATGGAATACCTCGAACGGTATTACCCTCGGGAGAAAATTGAGTGGCCCAATGCAACCGAGGAGGAGGGTTTGCCATACGACATTCTCTTGGATGGCCGATTGGCATTCGATGTTAAGGCCACACGCATCGAGCGGAGCCACGTCGTTCTATCAGAGCCGGAAAGAGAGTTTCGCCGAGCGATAGGCCGTCACCATGCGATAGCTGTGGTGACCCTTAGAGATGACATGGCTGCCCCTCCGCTGGCGATTGATCTATATACGGGCGTCCCCTTGGTGCGCATTGACCTCGACGGCGTCCAGCAGTTACTGGCGGATCTCCCCGCCCTCCAGTATGCCAGGCCAAAGAATTCCATTCCAGTCACTGCTGCCGAGTCAGCGCCAGCTTATTTCATACCCGGTCGTTATGTTTCCATATCTGCAACGCTCGATCTCAAGCCGGATGGCCGGTTCACAGCAACAGGTAATGAGGCTTCGGCTGGAGTGTATGAAATCGCTGGACACTTTATCGTTTTACGCTCCGCCGAAAGTCAGGTAATGCCAATACTGGGTAAATTACACATCGTGACAGATGGTGGGAGTCGTCAGCTCCTCGCCACAGATGGTGTCATGTACTTACTCCGTCTAGGGCCTGATGCTGATCACGGAAAGCTCGTCTGGGACGGCAAAAAGACGAACTGA
- a CDS encoding IS3 family transposase (programmed frameshift), protein MKGKRYTEQQILSILEQVDAGQSLAEMTRLHGIAVSTIHRWKAKYGGMTKNETRRFRLLEEENRRLKKLVADLSLDNQVLKEVGGKKVVDPGATPQSQTPLKREMVGFVRLRFGVTERRACHQLGFWRSTQRHNSPGEEKDQVLKARLRFLALERPRFGYRRLHVLLKREGLKVNHKRVYRIYRAEGLAVRRKTRKKLVAGERGNKPPVSAPNQRWSMDFMSDQLASGQRFRVLNVVDDFTRECLIMHVGTSITGADVARLLSAVLVERAQPAMIVTDNGPEFISKALDQWSHEHGIIQHFNHPGKPVENAYIESFNGRVRDECLNLHWFQTLPQARLIVSAWHQDYNQVRPHSSLDNLSPQTFARLYQAG, encoded by the exons ATGAAAGGAAAACGGTACACCGAGCAGCAGATTCTGAGCATTCTCGAACAGGTCGACGCAGGCCAGTCCCTAGCCGAGATGACGCGACTTCACGGCATCGCGGTCAGCACCATCCACCGCTGGAAGGCAAAGTATGGCGGGATGACGAAGAACGAAACCAGACGGTTTCGTCTGCTGGAGGAAGAAAATCGCCGCCTCAAGAAACTGGTGGCAGATCTGTCGCTGGACAACCAAGTGCTGAAAGAGGTGG GTGGCAAAAAAGTGGTAGACCCGGGCGCGACGCCACAGTCCCAGACGCCGTTGAAGCGGGAAATGGTGGGATTTGTACGGCTGCGCTTCGGGGTCACCGAACGGCGGGCGTGTCACCAGTTGGGCTTCTGGCGGTCGACACAACGACACAACAGCCCTGGAGAGGAAAAAGACCAGGTCTTGAAAGCTCGGTTGCGTTTCCTGGCGCTGGAACGGCCTCGTTTTGGATATCGGCGGCTCCACGTCTTGCTAAAACGCGAAGGATTGAAGGTCAATCACAAACGGGTGTACCGGATTTACCGTGCGGAAGGACTGGCCGTTCGGCGCAAGACGCGCAAGAAATTGGTGGCAGGAGAACGGGGCAACAAACCGCCAGTGTCCGCGCCGAATCAACGCTGGAGCATGGATTTCATGTCGGACCAACTGGCCTCAGGTCAACGGTTTCGCGTGCTGAACGTGGTTGATGACTTCACGCGGGAATGTTTGATCATGCATGTCGGGACCTCGATCACGGGCGCGGATGTGGCCCGACTCCTCTCCGCAGTGCTGGTTGAGCGCGCTCAACCAGCCATGATCGTGACGGACAATGGCCCGGAATTCATCAGTAAAGCGCTGGATCAGTGGAGCCATGAGCACGGAATCATCCAGCACTTCAACCATCCAGGGAAGCCCGTGGAGAACGCCTACATCGAGAGTTTCAACGGCCGTGTCCGGGACGAGTGCCTGAATCTCCACTGGTTTCAGACGCTGCCCCAGGCTCGCCTAATCGTGTCGGCCTGGCATCAGGATTACAACCAGGTTCGTCCGCACAGCTCCCTGGACAATCTCTCACCTCAGACGTTCGCCCGCCTGTATCAGGCGGGCTGA
- a CDS encoding acyl-CoA dehydrogenase C-terminal domain-containing protein → MPTYKAPLRDIKFLINELLDAPAELAKMPYYAENETADGALMEQVLDEAARFVEGELVPLNAVGDQQGCVRHDDGEVTTPEGFKAAYDKYRKAGWTALDADPNYGGQGMPHLVSNVLVELLNSANVAWSMYPGLSHGAYSALHAVGSDELKDLYLPKIVSGEWTGTMCLTEPHAGTDLGIIRTKAKDNGDGTYAVSGTKIFISAGEHDMADNIVHLVLARLEGSPEGTKGISLFLVPKYLPTPEGKVGERNGVVCGSLEHKMGINGNATALLNFDGATGFLVGEINKGMNHMFIMMNAARLGTGLQGLGLGEVAYQNALAYAKDRLQMRHNPRMNPSENADPIIVHPDVRRMLLTGKAYTEAGRAMAMWLALSIDTEHHHPDEAARQEAGDLVALLTPIAKAFMTDNGFNIAVQSQQIFGGHGYIREWGMEQFVRDARIGQIYEGTNGIQALDLLGRKVLMDGGKKLQKLAGMLQEFVDDNESDEVIGEYVTALGKASQQLGSITMVVGQKAMSGEGGADEVNAAAVDYLRFFGHVVYGYLWARMAKVAQAKIDAGQDKDGFYLGKVQTARFYFTKLFPEIKALAATIKAGNEPLAVDNRMFGLERELVSA, encoded by the coding sequence ATGCCGACCTACAAAGCACCGCTGCGCGACATCAAGTTTCTGATCAACGAACTGCTCGACGCTCCCGCCGAACTAGCGAAGATGCCGTACTACGCCGAGAACGAAACCGCCGATGGTGCCCTGATGGAACAGGTGCTGGACGAGGCCGCCCGTTTCGTGGAGGGTGAACTGGTCCCGCTGAATGCGGTGGGCGATCAGCAGGGTTGCGTGCGCCACGATGACGGCGAGGTGACCACCCCGGAGGGCTTCAAGGCCGCCTACGATAAGTACCGCAAGGCAGGCTGGACCGCGCTGGACGCCGATCCCAACTACGGCGGACAGGGCATGCCGCATCTGGTCTCCAACGTACTGGTGGAACTGCTGAACAGCGCCAACGTGGCCTGGAGCATGTACCCCGGCCTGAGCCATGGCGCGTACTCGGCATTGCACGCGGTGGGCAGCGACGAGTTGAAAGACCTGTACCTGCCCAAAATCGTGTCGGGCGAGTGGACCGGGACCATGTGCCTCACCGAGCCGCATGCCGGGACAGACCTGGGCATCATCCGCACCAAGGCGAAGGACAACGGCGACGGCACTTACGCGGTCAGCGGCACCAAGATCTTTATCAGCGCGGGCGAGCATGACATGGCCGACAACATCGTGCATCTGGTGCTGGCCCGCCTGGAAGGGAGTCCCGAGGGCACCAAGGGCATCAGCCTGTTCCTGGTTCCCAAGTACCTGCCCACGCCCGAGGGCAAGGTGGGCGAGCGCAACGGTGTGGTCTGCGGCAGCCTGGAACACAAGATGGGCATCAACGGCAACGCCACCGCCCTGCTGAACTTTGACGGCGCAACCGGATTTCTGGTGGGCGAGATCAACAAGGGCATGAACCACATGTTCATCATGATGAACGCGGCCCGTCTGGGCACCGGTTTGCAGGGGCTGGGGCTGGGCGAAGTGGCCTATCAGAACGCGCTGGCCTATGCCAAGGACCGCCTCCAGATGCGCCACAACCCGCGCATGAATCCTTCCGAGAACGCCGATCCGATCATCGTCCACCCCGACGTGCGCCGCATGTTGCTGACGGGTAAGGCGTACACCGAGGCGGGCCGCGCGATGGCGATGTGGCTGGCCCTGAGCATCGACACCGAACACCACCACCCCGACGAGGCCGCGCGCCAGGAAGCGGGCGATCTGGTGGCGCTGCTGACCCCGATTGCCAAGGCGTTCATGACTGACAACGGCTTCAACATCGCCGTGCAGAGCCAGCAGATTTTCGGCGGTCACGGTTACATCCGCGAGTGGGGCATGGAGCAGTTCGTGCGCGACGCCCGCATCGGCCAGATTTATGAAGGCACCAACGGCATTCAGGCGCTGGATCTGCTGGGCCGCAAGGTGCTGATGGACGGCGGCAAGAAATTGCAGAAGCTGGCGGGAATGCTCCAGGAATTCGTGGACGACAACGAGTCCGACGAAGTTATCGGCGAGTATGTCACGGCACTGGGCAAGGCCTCGCAGCAACTGGGCAGCATCACGATGGTGGTGGGCCAGAAAGCCATGAGCGGCGAGGGCGGTGCCGACGAAGTGAACGCTGCCGCCGTGGATTACCTGCGCTTCTTCGGTCACGTCGTTTACGGCTACCTGTGGGCGCGCATGGCGAAGGTGGCCCAGGCCAAGATTGACGCCGGGCAGGACAAGGACGGCTTCTACCTGGGCAAGGTCCAGACCGCCCGTTTCTACTTCACCAAGCTGTTCCCAGAGATCAAGGCGCTGGCCGCCACCATCAAGGCGGGCAACGAGCCGCTGGCCGTGGACAACCGCATGTTCGGCCTGGAACGCGAACTCGTCAGCGCTTAA
- a CDS encoding Crp/Fnr family transcriptional regulator yields the protein MNYPSLVWHLKRTELFADLELAELEKVAATTPYRQYGPGEVVYRMDDPADALYFVKSGLVKISKLFPNGKEAILGVIGQHDTFGELLLQPEERRPTQAEALERTTLIVLPRSELQSLLSSKPDLAMKLIRLMAARLFEAQAWSATVSAYSAPERVASLLYRLAREFGRPHSQGVELNLKLNQEDIARMVGATRETVSHSLGKLKQEGAIVRARAPIIVRMEALKAYIEQGN from the coding sequence ATGAATTATCCGAGCCTGGTCTGGCACCTCAAACGCACCGAGCTGTTTGCCGACCTCGAACTGGCAGAGCTGGAAAAGGTGGCTGCCACGACCCCCTACCGTCAGTACGGGCCGGGTGAGGTTGTCTACCGCATGGACGACCCTGCCGACGCGCTTTATTTCGTCAAAAGTGGGCTGGTTAAGATCAGCAAACTGTTCCCCAACGGCAAGGAGGCCATTCTGGGCGTGATTGGGCAGCATGACACCTTTGGTGAGCTGCTGCTGCAACCCGAGGAACGCCGCCCCACCCAGGCCGAGGCGCTGGAGCGCACCACCCTGATCGTGCTGCCCCGCAGCGAGTTGCAATCCCTGCTGAGCAGCAAACCCGACCTGGCCATGAAACTGATTCGCCTGATGGCCGCCCGGCTGTTCGAGGCCCAGGCGTGGAGCGCCACCGTCAGTGCCTACAGCGCCCCGGAGCGCGTCGCCAGCCTGCTGTACCGTCTGGCCCGCGAATTCGGACGGCCCCATAGCCAGGGTGTCGAGCTGAACCTGAAACTCAATCAGGAAGACATCGCCCGGATGGTGGGGGCCACCCGCGAGACGGTCAGCCACTCGCTGGGCAAGCTCAAGCAGGAGGGAGCCATCGTGCGTGCCCGCGCGCCGATCATCGTCCGCATGGAAGCGCTGAAGGCTTACATCGAGCAGGGCAATTAG
- a CDS encoding AAA family ATPase yields the protein MNINELSNILHTFWTELLSTVQHTLATNELAQGGLLIGLLSAAAMYARTLPTQLLSRLDRRFTVTLDIQGDDPAFPWLAAWLAAQPVGRNLRHLGVVTRFNEQMGGHNVAIGTDRDGDEITARLVPLSGAALLRFHGHWMLAYPQRTERQGANQGGLGFTHSLTFRMLSGARPVITELLREAYDFTAGRSDGRVEIYVPEYHGWKLVERRAARPLESLIYAEGLLDNLHADLGGFFGDREWYAGMGIPYRRGYLLHGPPGNGKSSLVSALAGAFGLNVCVLNLATPDLSDDRLTALLAELPRRALLLLEDIDAVFLGREPRTPSVKLSFNGLLNALDGVAAGEGGRVTFMTTNDLAGLDAALIRPGRADRHLLIDNATHAQVAGMLRRFWPEWNEAEIGELAARLPEGMLSMARIQEYLLERRADEAGVRRDWADLAGMEEVVAPCPTRLRLLAG from the coding sequence ATGAACATCAATGAACTTTCCAACATCCTGCACACCTTCTGGACTGAGCTTCTCAGCACGGTGCAACACACGCTGGCCACCAATGAACTGGCGCAGGGCGGCCTGCTGATCGGTCTGCTGAGCGCGGCGGCCATGTACGCCCGAACGCTGCCCACGCAACTGCTGTCGCGGCTGGACCGCCGTTTTACCGTCACGCTGGACATTCAGGGGGACGATCCAGCCTTTCCGTGGCTGGCGGCGTGGCTGGCCGCCCAGCCGGTGGGGCGAAACCTGCGGCACCTGGGGGTGGTCACGCGTTTCAACGAGCAGATGGGCGGCCACAATGTGGCGATTGGCACGGACCGCGACGGCGACGAGATCACCGCCCGTCTGGTTCCGCTGAGCGGCGCGGCGCTGCTGCGTTTTCACGGCCACTGGATGCTGGCTTACCCGCAGCGCACCGAGCGGCAGGGCGCAAACCAGGGGGGGCTGGGCTTCACCCACAGCCTGACCTTCCGAATGCTGTCGGGGGCGCGTCCGGTGATTACCGAGCTGCTGCGCGAGGCCTATGACTTCACGGCGGGCCGCAGCGACGGACGCGTGGAAATCTACGTGCCCGAGTACCACGGCTGGAAGCTGGTGGAACGCCGCGCCGCCCGCCCGCTGGAGAGCCTGATCTACGCCGAGGGCCTGCTGGACAATTTGCACGCCGATCTGGGCGGCTTCTTCGGGGACCGCGAATGGTACGCGGGCATGGGCATTCCCTACCGCCGGGGCTACCTGCTGCACGGCCCTCCCGGCAACGGCAAAAGCAGTCTGGTGTCGGCGCTGGCGGGGGCGTTTGGTCTGAACGTGTGCGTGCTGAATCTGGCCACGCCGGACCTGAGCGATGACCGACTGACCGCCCTGCTGGCCGAATTGCCGCGCCGCGCCCTGCTGCTGCTGGAGGACATCGACGCCGTATTCCTGGGCCGCGAGCCGCGCACCCCCAGCGTCAAGCTGTCCTTCAACGGCCTGCTGAACGCGCTGGACGGCGTGGCAGCAGGGGAGGGGGGCCGCGTGACCTTCATGACCACCAACGACCTGGCCGGGCTGGACGCCGCGCTGATCCGTCCGGGCCGCGCGGACCGTCACCTCCTGATCGACAACGCCACCCACGCCCAGGTGGCCGGGATGCTGCGCCGCTTCTGGCCGGAGTGGAATGAGGCAGAAATCGGCGAACTGGCTGCCCGTCTACCCGAAGGCATGCTGAGCATGGCCCGCATTCAGGAATACCTGCTGGAACGCCGCGCCGACGAGGCGGGGGTGCGCCGCGACTGGGCGGATCTGGCGGGCATGGAGGAAGTTGTCGCGCCCTGCCCGACCCGGCTGCGGTTGCTGGCGGGCTGA
- a CDS encoding AEC family transporter, translating into MFQALSNVLLPVMIVAGLGALLASRIKIDQVTISRITMYLLIPALVLDVILRTPVKAAEAGQLGLVFLLVMAVSLGLGWLAGLGRPDAERRSLSASSGIWNSGNMGLPIALFVFGDSGFDRATVVFLVSIVAMYIVGPAIYGSASKTGQKYGVVDILKSVFRLPTIWVALIAVVLRVLNVPLPQGVTRGVALLAQATLPLVLLSLGLQLGAGGWPPLNRRVWLAGAARLIGGPLIALGIGFLVGLRGESLAVLVLSASMPTAVNALLIAQEYGGDSETVAGVVLVTTLGSVLSIAAVVALLPLLG; encoded by the coding sequence ATGTTCCAGGCCCTGAGTAACGTCCTGCTGCCCGTGATGATCGTCGCCGGCCTAGGGGCGCTGCTGGCCTCGCGGATAAAAATTGATCAGGTCACCATCTCGCGCATCACCATGTACCTGCTGATTCCGGCGCTGGTGCTGGACGTGATCCTGCGAACCCCGGTGAAGGCCGCCGAGGCCGGGCAACTGGGGCTGGTCTTTTTGCTGGTGATGGCCGTGTCGCTGGGGCTGGGCTGGCTGGCCGGGCTGGGCCGCCCAGACGCCGAACGCCGCAGCCTGAGCGCTTCCTCGGGCATCTGGAACAGCGGCAACATGGGGCTACCGATTGCGCTGTTCGTGTTCGGTGACAGCGGGTTTGACCGTGCGACGGTGGTTTTTCTGGTGTCTATCGTCGCCATGTACATCGTCGGCCCGGCCATCTACGGCTCGGCCTCTAAAACGGGGCAGAAATACGGCGTGGTCGATATTCTCAAGTCGGTGTTCCGGCTGCCCACCATCTGGGTGGCGTTGATTGCCGTGGTGCTACGGGTGCTGAATGTGCCACTTCCACAGGGCGTCACGCGCGGGGTGGCGCTCTTGGCACAGGCCACGCTGCCGCTGGTGTTGCTGTCACTGGGCCTGCAACTGGGCGCAGGGGGCTGGCCGCCGCTGAACCGCCGGGTGTGGCTGGCAGGTGCGGCGCGGTTGATCGGTGGTCCGCTGATCGCGCTGGGCATCGGCTTTCTGGTGGGGTTACGCGGCGAATCGCTGGCGGTGCTGGTTCTGTCGGCCAGCATGCCCACCGCCGTCAATGCCCTGCTGATCGCGCAGGAATACGGCGGAGACTCGGAAACGGTGGCCGGGGTGGTGCTGGTCACGACGCTGGGATCGGTGCTGAGCATTGCGGCGGTGGTGGCGCTGCTGCCGCTGCTGGGGTAA